A stretch of Besnoitia besnoiti strain Bb-Ger1 chromosome Unknown contig00015, whole genome shotgun sequence DNA encodes these proteins:
- a CDS encoding DHHC zinc finger domain-containing protein (encoded by transcript BESB_027430), which produces MYAHGVSPLAPPSLYQHPEGYAPAPVGSPAHAPRGSPKYANGGSATPGLVTPTNRGGVPVATSSHSFPPSAPPAAGGQPPPVGGTAPPSRRGGNGCFLFAVIMLITFLYLGYVCILLYPLLWPEPSVLGMTLFAAFHVCFCLLLAAFLKAVCTDPGRVPANWGFYMGDENKRRRYCKVCNVWKPDRTHHCSACGRCVLNMDHHCPWINNCVGFYNRKYFIQLLVYALACLFFIFVHGFYFIFLESVRTTTQRYPTSPTHAHEGFPDMPEASALTVLKYVYVCLMLFFSMVLIFALIPFSRFHLNLVLKNSTTIENMDVANRDRNRYDLGVSRNIEQVFGANPCCWMVPVQFAANRPVGDGVRWNMHYMVAGEDQV; this is translated from the exons ATGTACGCGCACGGCGTCAGTCCGCTGGCTCCGCCCAGCCTGTATCAGCACCCGGAGGGctacgcgccggcgcctgtcgGGTCGCCCGCGCATGCACCGCGAGGCTCGCCCAAGTACGCGAACGGCGGGTCCGCGACCCCGGGCCTGGTGACCCCTACGAACCGCGGCGGGGTGCCCGTCGCCACGAGTTCGCACAGCTTTCCGCCGTCGGCTccgcccgcagcgggcggccAGCCCCCTCCGGTCGGCGGGACGGCGCCTCCGAGTCGCAGGGGCGGGAACGGCTGCTTTCTGTTTGCAGTGATCATGCTGATCACGTTTCTCTACTTGGGCTACGTTTGCATTCTCCTGTACCCACTGCTCTGGCCCGAGCCGTCCGTTCTCGGCATgacgctcttcgccgccttccacgtctgcttctgtctcctcctcgccgccttcttgaAGGCCGTCTGCACGGACCCCGGCCGCGTCCCGGCTAACTGGGGCTTCTACATGGGCGACGAAAACAAACGCAGGAGATACTGCAAAGTCTGCAACGTCTGGAAACCCGACAGAACGCACCACtgctccgcctgcggccgaTG cGTGCTGAATATGGATCACCACTGCCCGTGGATCAACAACTGCGTGGGCTTCTACAACCGCAAATACTTCATCCAGCTCCTGGTGTacgcgctcgcctgcctcttcttcatcttcgtTCACGG GTTTTACTTCATCTTTTTGGAGAGCGTCCGCACCACGACGCAGCGCTACCCGACGTCgccgacgcatgcgcacgaGGGATTCCCGGATATGCCCGAAGCGTCCGCGCTGACTGTTTTGAAATACGTCTACGTCTGCCTCATGCTCTTCTTTTCTATGGTTCTCATCTTCGCCCTGATTCCGTTCTCCAGATTCCATTTGAACCTCGTTTTGAAg AACTCGACGACGATCGAGAACATGGACGTCGCGAACCGAGACCGGAATCGCTACGACCTCGGCGTGAGCAGAAACATTGAACAG GTTTTTGGAGCGAACCCGTGCTGCTGGATGGTTCCTGTCCAGTTCGCTGCCAATCGCCCTGTGGGCGACGGCGTGCGCTGGAATATGCACTACATGGTCGCGGGAGAAGATCAG GTCTAG